In Pyxicephalus adspersus unplaced genomic scaffold, UCB_Pads_2.0 Sca365, whole genome shotgun sequence, the genomic window CTGCTTGTTTAAGAGTAGATAACTGGTCTGACAtctatagtctgggcacaggtgcccTTTAAGGATTTTTTCCCCATAACTTCTGTAAATCTGATGGAACTTGATCATtacctttacaatatatataagcCATTTTTCCCCCTCCTTATACAGGTTACATCCCGCTGGACTTTCCGTTGCCCAGGCTGTCCCCAGGCTCTCTCCCACGACGATTCCCACTTCCACGAGCGCCACAAATGCATCAATTTCTTCGTCAAGGTGTACGGATACATGCCGCTTCTCTACACGCAGTTCAGGGTGGACTCCGTTCTCTTCAAGACTCGGCTTCCTCACGACAAAACGAAATGCTTCAAGTTTATTTAACCCGACACACTGGAATTCCATCAATGAAGTCTTCTGATCTCTTGCTACCAGACGTTGCCTCAAGTGTTCTCTCCAGTCTTAAATCAATGAACTTCGCTATCAGAGAATCTGTATTATAGAAGACTTGGCGTATTCTGTACAAAAATGATGAATTTCTTCCTGATAACTGGccaagaggatttttttttttaccaaccatacaaatattttacatttgtgtggTGACACTTTTAATTGATTTATAGGATTGACTTAATTATGACATTTGGTTTGTTGGGATCTGACGCATATCAAATGGTTCCTCCCACCAAACTGAACAACGGATATAGTGATCTACAACTATAGATAATGGTcaaatgaacaatttttttttaatgaccatcCAAAGACTTGGAAACCAATCATGTTATCTTAGATTTATTGTTTGTGAAGGAAGCTAAAGGTTGGTTACAAACTTCTTTTGTGATGATCGTGACGCACAAAGCTGCCAATAGATTCTTTAGGCCCATATGCCCCGCTATCCCCGACCCTACACCCCCTCACCCTGCCAAGTCTTACGATGTACGAATAAAGCACAGAAGCACCCATGTCATTATTGCTTTTATGTTTGTACAATAATAAATTTCTGTACAGATAGAGGAGCTTAGAATCACGTATTCAGTCAATTGGATTGGTGTGCCGGGTGCCTGCGAGGGAACtcagatataataatatatcacaaGGTCCTCTTACAAAAATTGGAAGACAATGAGCAGATTTCTATCTACTGTTCCTGAAAAAGCAAAGATAAAGTGTTTATAGAGATCATGAATCCATTTTACAGGATTAGTGATGTAGTCGCAACCtgtggtctatttttttttcctgttttttttaaatatgctcatCACAGAAAGATTGAATAAAATTGGTTGGATATCGGTGATTACTTATATTTCCGTGGCAATAAT contains:
- the LOC140345031 gene encoding exostosin-like 3; this translates as MVLTGAAFFHKYYAYLYSYVMPQAIRDMVDEYINCEDIAMNFLVSHITRKPPIKVTSRWTFRCPGCPQALSHDDSHFHERHKCINFFVKVYGYMPLLYTQFRVDSVLFKTRLPHDKTKCFKFI